In one window of Bemisia tabaci chromosome 6, PGI_BMITA_v3 DNA:
- the LOC109036505 gene encoding lysosomal phospholipase A and acyltransferase isoform X3 — protein sequence MIFIKFFTVFTICQFCLTSCICQLLTISTTNYDYDGNRMAPIILVHGVTKSQIMGKYSSPGPLKCPVSNGWEHLWMNVDIAFSGTHYQKCWAYRLKLLYDRSRHKCTNQVGVQTRVEGSFGSLGASDFVTDNFAARLLPDFQYFHKFITAFEMRGYTKDFSLKLAPYDWRYAPREDYGAPTIDKSVILTLSQSFQSLAYLLPQEEAFAKTVLVEWVPKGRKYTAQNYQQFFQDAGFIDGYLMRQDLRHLYPVPLNRLGVKYVCTWANSSKIETPITYRIKSDKLTDTSDYEKVNTVGDAVVPLKSLRYCEKFPHAIVKGFQGHSHTGLIKSDEFFDYVSSVVSQAQPVGAQAQPGGSQGRPGRAQGQPGGSQGQPGGSQVNLVDLKLSPVAFRPEAE from the exons ATgatttttatcaagtttttCACAGTGTTCACCATTTGTCAGTTCTGCTTAACGTCGTGTATTTGCCAGCTTTTGACAATATCAACGACGAACTACGATTACGATGGGAATAGGATGGCGCCGATTATTCTAG TGCACGGTGTGACAAAAAGCCAAATCATGGGCAAGTACAGCTCACCAGGGCCTCTCAAGTGTCCAGTATCTAATGGCTGGGAACACTTATGGATGAACGTTGATATAGCTTTCTCTGGTACTCATTATCAAAAATGCTGG gcaTACAGGTTGAAATTACTGTATGATCGATCCAGACACAAGTGTACCAATCAAGTTGGCGTCCAAACGAGAGTCGAAGGCTCGTTTGGCAGCCTAGGGGCGAGTGATTTTGTGACGGATAATTTTGCAGCGAGGCTCCTTCCTGACTTTCAATACTTCCACAAATTTATTACAGCATTCGAGATGAGAGGTTACACTAAAGATTTCAGTCTAAAATTGGCTCCATATGACTGGCGCTACGCTCCCC GCGAAGACTACGGAGCTCCGACAATTGATAAGTCAGTCATACTAACTCTCTCACAGTCATTTCAGTCTCTTGCATATCTGTTACCACAAGAGGAAGCATTCGCAAAAACAGTTCTGGTTGAATGGGTGCCGAAAGGGAGAAAATACACTGCCCAAAATTATCAGCAGTTTTTCCA GGATGCTGGATTTATAGACGGATACTTGATGCGACAAGATCTCCGCCATCTGTACCCTGTCCCGTTGAATCGATTGGGGGTGAAATACGTTTGCACGTGGGCCAATTCCTCCAAGATTGAAACTCCCATTAC GTATCGGATAAAATCAGACAAGTTGACCGACACGAGTGACTACGAAAAGGTCAACACGGTGGGTGACGCAGTGGTTCCGCTGAAGAGTCTACGATATTGCGAAAAGTTCCCTCATGCCATAGTAAAAGGTTTTCAAGGCCACTCGCACACTGGCCTCATCAAATCTGATGAGTTCTTTGACTACGTGAGCTCAGTTGTCTCTCAAGCTCAGCCCGTTGGCGCTCAAGCTCAGCCTGGTGGCTCTCAAGGTCGGCCTGGTCGCGCTCAAGGTCAACCTGGAGGATCTCAAGGTCAACCTGGAGGATCTCAAGTCAACCTGGTGGATCTCAAGCTCAGCCCAGTGGCATTTCGACCCGAGGCTGAATGA
- the LOC109036436 gene encoding ninjurin-B yields MAGRSCFQMEADAGTERRSDGSTGPGLRRGLSFSNTYAAKKTVAQGMMDIALITANANQLRYLLRFNHSSSTFTVILSLIIFSLFLQVLVGVCLIFKGRCDLNGDSKYLQANQLNNFIVLAVFLVTVINVFIAAFTETPPTSSHIL; encoded by the exons ATGGCCGGCAGGAGTTGTTTTCAG ATGGAGGCTGACGCTGGGACGGAGAGGCGCTCAGACGGTTCGACGGGGCCTGGACTGAGGCGCGGTCTGAGTTTCTCGAACACTTACGCCGCGAAGAAAACTGTGGCTCAGGGGATGATGGACATTGCACTCATCACCGCAAACGCGAATCAACTCCGATATCTGCTGCGCTTCAACCACAGTTCCAGCACATTCACGGTCATCCTGTCTCTCATCATCTTCAGCCTCTTCCTCCAG gtTTTGGTCGGAGTTTGTCTGATTTTCAAGGGTAGATGCGACCTCAACGGCGATTCGAAGTACCTCCAAGCAAACCAACTGAACAACTTCATTGTGCTGGCCGTCTTTCTCGTAACAGTCATCAACGTCTTCATCGCAGCATTCACCGAGACTCCTCCAACCTCTTCACACATTCTATGA
- the LOC109036505 gene encoding lysosomal phospholipase A and acyltransferase isoform X2, with product MGKYSSPGPLKCPVSNGWEHLWMNVDIAFSGTHYQKCWAYRLKLLYDRSRHKCTNQVGVQTRVEGSFGSLGASDFVTDNFAARLLPDFQYFHKFITAFEMRGYTKDFSLKLAPYDWRYAPPQIGETGYYTRLTRLIEQTATQTGRKVALVAHSMGGLVLAYFLNQKPQAWKNQYIQVLITSGTPWLGSAEALNKYIEGEDYGAPTIDKSVILTLSQSFQSLAYLLPQEEAFAKTVLVEWVPKGRKYTAQNYQQFFQDAGFIDGYLMRQDLRHLYPVPLNRLGVKYVCTWANSSKIETPITYRIKSDKLTDTSDYEKVNTVGDAVVPLKSLRYCEKFPHAIVKGFQGHSHTGLIKSDEFFDYVSSVVSQAQPVGAQAQPGGSQGRPGRAQGQPGGSQGQPGGSQVNLVDLKLSPVAFRPEAE from the exons ATGGGCAAGTACAGCTCACCAGGGCCTCTCAAGTGTCCAGTATCTAATGGCTGGGAACACTTATGGATGAACGTTGATATAGCTTTCTCTGGTACTCATTATCAAAAATGCTGG gcaTACAGGTTGAAATTACTGTATGATCGATCCAGACACAAGTGTACCAATCAAGTTGGCGTCCAAACGAGAGTCGAAGGCTCGTTTGGCAGCCTAGGGGCGAGTGATTTTGTGACGGATAATTTTGCAGCGAGGCTCCTTCCTGACTTTCAATACTTCCACAAATTTATTACAGCATTCGAGATGAGAGGTTACACTAAAGATTTCAGTCTAAAATTGGCTCCATATGACTGGCGCTACGCTCCCC CACAAATTGGGGAGACTGGGTACTACACACGATTGACGCGGCTGATCGAGCAAACAGCCACACAAACTGGACGAAAAGTGGCCCTCGTGGCTCACAGCATGGGAGGACTCGTTCTTGCCTATTTCCTCAACCAAAAACCTCAGGCCTGGAAGAACCAATACATTCAGGTGCTCATCACCTCCGGCACTCCGTGGCTGGGAAGTGCCGAGGCCTTGAATAAATACATCGAAG GCGAAGACTACGGAGCTCCGACAATTGATAAGTCAGTCATACTAACTCTCTCACAGTCATTTCAGTCTCTTGCATATCTGTTACCACAAGAGGAAGCATTCGCAAAAACAGTTCTGGTTGAATGGGTGCCGAAAGGGAGAAAATACACTGCCCAAAATTATCAGCAGTTTTTCCA GGATGCTGGATTTATAGACGGATACTTGATGCGACAAGATCTCCGCCATCTGTACCCTGTCCCGTTGAATCGATTGGGGGTGAAATACGTTTGCACGTGGGCCAATTCCTCCAAGATTGAAACTCCCATTAC GTATCGGATAAAATCAGACAAGTTGACCGACACGAGTGACTACGAAAAGGTCAACACGGTGGGTGACGCAGTGGTTCCGCTGAAGAGTCTACGATATTGCGAAAAGTTCCCTCATGCCATAGTAAAAGGTTTTCAAGGCCACTCGCACACTGGCCTCATCAAATCTGATGAGTTCTTTGACTACGTGAGCTCAGTTGTCTCTCAAGCTCAGCCCGTTGGCGCTCAAGCTCAGCCTGGTGGCTCTCAAGGTCGGCCTGGTCGCGCTCAAGGTCAACCTGGAGGATCTCAAGGTCAACCTGGAGGATCTCAAGTCAACCTGGTGGATCTCAAGCTCAGCCCAGTGGCATTTCGACCCGAGGCTGAATGA
- the LOC109036470 gene encoding mitochondrial S-adenosylmethionine carrier protein, which produces MEIEASSTHEAVSQRTTENLTQSIVGGAAAGVVVDTILFPLDTLKTRLQSQYGFWNSGGFKSIYKGFAPAILASPFSAAAFFATYNGMKDLITPHCSQELLPFVHSTSASFAEVSCCCIKVPAEIVKQRRQALLNAKSPLAIMKDTIRQEGMRGIYRGYFSTLFRDIPFSIIQFPVWEYSMKRWKIFKGRPINSAEVAACGAFSGAVASAITTPLDVAKTQIMLAEAGSKKALNTNIITVLIDIKKEHGFKKLFAGFLPRIFSIMLGGGIFFGVYDKTLRIIGFER; this is translated from the exons GGTGGTGCCGCTGCTGGTGTGGTTGTTGATACAATACTATTTCCTCTTGACACTCTGAAAACTAGATTGCAAAGCCAGTATGGGTTTTGGAATTCTGGAGGCTTTAAAAGTATTTACAAAGGATTTGCACCAGCCATTCTTGCCTCTCCATTCTCAG CTGCTGCCTTTTTCGCGACTTACAATGGTATGAAGGATCTTATCACCCCTCATTGCAGCCAAGAACTCTTACCGTTTGTTCATAGTACAAGTGCTTCATTTGCTGAagtt TCTTGTTGTTGTATCAAAGTTCCTGCAGAGATTGTAAAGCAAAGGAGACAAGCTCTGCTTAATGCCAAATCCCCGCTAGCCATCATGAAAGACACAATAAGGCAAGAAGGCATGAGAGGCATTTACAGGGGTTACTTTAGTACGCTATTCAGGGACATACCTTTTTCCATCATTCAATTCCCTGTTTGGGAGTATTCGATGAAGcgatggaaaattttcaaaggtagACCCATCAACTCTGCAGAGGTTGCTGCGTGTGGAGCCTTTTCAG GAGCAGTAGCCTCAGCTATTACGACACCGTTAGATGTTGCGAAAACACAAATCATGTTGGCAGAAGCTGGGTCCAAAAAAGCTTTAAACACTAATATAATTACTGTCCTTATAGATATTAAGAAAGAGCACGGCTTCAAAAA GTTGTTCGCCGGTTTTCTGCCAAGGATATTTTCCATAATGCTAGGAGGAGGGATATTTTTTGGTGTTTATGATAAAACTCTTCGAATCATTGGATTTGAAAGATAG
- the LOC109036505 gene encoding lysosomal phospholipase A and acyltransferase isoform X1, producing the protein MIFIKFFTVFTICQFCLTSCICQLLTISTTNYDYDGNRMAPIILVHGVTKSQIMGKYSSPGPLKCPVSNGWEHLWMNVDIAFSGTHYQKCWAYRLKLLYDRSRHKCTNQVGVQTRVEGSFGSLGASDFVTDNFAARLLPDFQYFHKFITAFEMRGYTKDFSLKLAPYDWRYAPPQIGETGYYTRLTRLIEQTATQTGRKVALVAHSMGGLVLAYFLNQKPQAWKNQYIQVLITSGTPWLGSAEALNKYIEGEDYGAPTIDKSVILTLSQSFQSLAYLLPQEEAFAKTVLVEWVPKGRKYTAQNYQQFFQDAGFIDGYLMRQDLRHLYPVPLNRLGVKYVCTWANSSKIETPITYRIKSDKLTDTSDYEKVNTVGDAVVPLKSLRYCEKFPHAIVKGFQGHSHTGLIKSDEFFDYVSSVVSQAQPVGAQAQPGGSQGRPGRAQGQPGGSQGQPGGSQVNLVDLKLSPVAFRPEAE; encoded by the exons ATgatttttatcaagtttttCACAGTGTTCACCATTTGTCAGTTCTGCTTAACGTCGTGTATTTGCCAGCTTTTGACAATATCAACGACGAACTACGATTACGATGGGAATAGGATGGCGCCGATTATTCTAG TGCACGGTGTGACAAAAAGCCAAATCATGGGCAAGTACAGCTCACCAGGGCCTCTCAAGTGTCCAGTATCTAATGGCTGGGAACACTTATGGATGAACGTTGATATAGCTTTCTCTGGTACTCATTATCAAAAATGCTGG gcaTACAGGTTGAAATTACTGTATGATCGATCCAGACACAAGTGTACCAATCAAGTTGGCGTCCAAACGAGAGTCGAAGGCTCGTTTGGCAGCCTAGGGGCGAGTGATTTTGTGACGGATAATTTTGCAGCGAGGCTCCTTCCTGACTTTCAATACTTCCACAAATTTATTACAGCATTCGAGATGAGAGGTTACACTAAAGATTTCAGTCTAAAATTGGCTCCATATGACTGGCGCTACGCTCCCC CACAAATTGGGGAGACTGGGTACTACACACGATTGACGCGGCTGATCGAGCAAACAGCCACACAAACTGGACGAAAAGTGGCCCTCGTGGCTCACAGCATGGGAGGACTCGTTCTTGCCTATTTCCTCAACCAAAAACCTCAGGCCTGGAAGAACCAATACATTCAGGTGCTCATCACCTCCGGCACTCCGTGGCTGGGAAGTGCCGAGGCCTTGAATAAATACATCGAAG GCGAAGACTACGGAGCTCCGACAATTGATAAGTCAGTCATACTAACTCTCTCACAGTCATTTCAGTCTCTTGCATATCTGTTACCACAAGAGGAAGCATTCGCAAAAACAGTTCTGGTTGAATGGGTGCCGAAAGGGAGAAAATACACTGCCCAAAATTATCAGCAGTTTTTCCA GGATGCTGGATTTATAGACGGATACTTGATGCGACAAGATCTCCGCCATCTGTACCCTGTCCCGTTGAATCGATTGGGGGTGAAATACGTTTGCACGTGGGCCAATTCCTCCAAGATTGAAACTCCCATTAC GTATCGGATAAAATCAGACAAGTTGACCGACACGAGTGACTACGAAAAGGTCAACACGGTGGGTGACGCAGTGGTTCCGCTGAAGAGTCTACGATATTGCGAAAAGTTCCCTCATGCCATAGTAAAAGGTTTTCAAGGCCACTCGCACACTGGCCTCATCAAATCTGATGAGTTCTTTGACTACGTGAGCTCAGTTGTCTCTCAAGCTCAGCCCGTTGGCGCTCAAGCTCAGCCTGGTGGCTCTCAAGGTCGGCCTGGTCGCGCTCAAGGTCAACCTGGAGGATCTCAAGGTCAACCTGGAGGATCTCAAGTCAACCTGGTGGATCTCAAGCTCAGCCCAGTGGCATTTCGACCCGAGGCTGAATGA
- the LOC109036467 gene encoding asparagine synthetase domain-containing protein 1, translating to MCGIFCTICRSTSSSSKIYLEPCHDNLKRRGPNACGSITQKLSDSVKGVFFASVLWMQGCSSPTKQPLVDAEGNILLWNGDILDGTLRNEGECDSLILLTRLQTNDVLNTLAAIQGPYSFIYLDRKKMQLWFGRDPVGKHSFLFNISEDAAVFTSVGVSSIPSLQELPAAGIFKLDLSLGDFTKGLVIHPWEHRKFDISRMMDQLNVYTVDVPVTHCILREFSFQFNFDEVGHNFDFLSDPSVSGEDCFKLFYQRSHFTGNVEKLLALLRRSVQVRIGLQPPLCAGCIETKTNCAHSKTAVLFSGGLDSTVLALLCHEFVPESEPIDLFNVAFEKISRPQNVKQKNKFDSTSSVEEPKPSESNFKVPDRISGLNSFEELEKLCPGRKWNFVEINVSREELNKFRKTRISDLIYPLDTILDDSLGCALWFAASGRGLLDGESYCSPARVLILGMGADELLGGYTRHRKTFERSGWEALNKELLMEVWNISLRNLGRDNRVTSDHGRQPRFPFLDENVIAFLTQLPPWDRCWFPNTKPGVGDKLLLRLLAWKLGLQFSALLPKRALQFGSRIADSKEKGNIKCHRLTT from the exons ATGTGTGgaatattttgcacaatttgTAGAAGTACCTCATCATCCAGCAAGATCTAT TTGGAGCCATGTCATGATAATCTGAAAAGACGAGGACCAAATGCGTGCGGATCCATCACTCAGAAATTATCAGATTCGGTCAAAGGAGTCTTTTTTGCGAGTGTACTGTGGATGCAAGGATGCTCGTCTCCTACAAAACAGCCTCTTGTTGATGCAGAGGGCAACATTCTACTATGGAACGGAGATATACTTGATGGCACATTG CGAAATGAAGGCGAATGTGACTCTTTGATTCTACTAACCAGACTTCAGACAAATGATGTTTTGAACACTTTAGCAGCCATTCAGGGGCCTTACTCTTTTATTTATCTGGATCGCAAGAAAATGCAGTTGTGGTTCGGGCGAGATCCAGTTGGAAAGCATAGTTTTCTCTTCAATATTTCCGAGGATGCAGCAGTATTTACTTCTGTCGGAGTATCCTCCATTCCATCCTTGCAGGAATTGCCTGCTGCTGGAATATTCAAACTTGACTTATCGTTAGGTGATTTTACCAAAG GTCTCGTGATACATCCTTGGGAGCACCGCAAGTTTGATATTAGCAGGATGATGGACCAGCTAAATGTATATACTGTGGATGTACCTGTAACACACTGCATTCTTCGTGAATTCagttttcaattcaattttgatgaagTGGGtcacaattttgattttttatcagaTCCTTCTGTAAGTGGTGAAGATTGTTTCAAATTATTCTACCAGCGTAGTCACTTTACAGGAAATGTTGAGAAATTGTTGGCGCTTTTAAGAAGATCTGTGCAGGTCAGAATTGGTTTGCAACCTCCGCTTTGTGCAGGTTGCATAGAAACAAAGACCAATTGTGCTCACTCAAAAACTGCTGTTCTTTTTTCTGGCGGGTTAGATTCGACAGTTTTAGCATTGCTTTGTCATGAGTTTGTTCCAGAAAGTGAACCAATAGATTTGTTTAATGtcgcttttgaaaaaatctcaaGGCCACAAAATGTCaaacagaaaaacaaatttgattcTACAAGTTCTGTGGAAGAGCCGAAACCCTCTGAAAGCAACTTCAAAGTCCCTGACAGGATTAGTGGATTGAATTCATTTGAAGAACTTGAAAAATTATGTCCCGGGCGCAAATGGAATTTTGTTGAG ATCAATGTCTCAAGGGAAGAATTGAATAAATTTCGGAAGACTCGCATCTCAGATCTTATCTATCCGTTGGACACAATTCTCGATGACAGCTTAGGCTGTGCTCTGTGGTTTGCTGCCAGTGGTCGAGGGCTCTTGGATGGAGAAAGCTATTGCTCCCCAGCAAGG GTTCTCATTCTAGGAATGGGTGCTGACGAGTTACTGGGAGGATATACCAGGCACAGAAAGACTTTTGAACGTTCTGGCTGGGAAGCCCTCAACAAAGAGCTTTTAATGGAAGTCTGGAATATTTCTCTCAGGAATTTAGGCCGTGACAATCGTGTAACAAGTGATCATGGGCGGCAACCAAGGTTCCCATTTCTGGACGAAAATGTCATAGCATTTTTAACGCAACTACCTCCATGGGATAG GTGTTGGTTTCCTAATACTAAGCCCGGTGTTGGGGATAAGTTACTTCTGAGGCTGCTAGCATGGAAGTTGGGCTTACAGTTTTCTGCCCTGTTGCCCAAGAGAGCGCTTCAGTTTGGTTCAAGGATTGCGGACAGCAAGGAGAAAGGGAACATTAAGTGCCATAGGCTAACAACGTAA